The Citrifermentans bemidjiense Bem genome window below encodes:
- a CDS encoding cytochrome c3 family protein: protein MSSYKHLIVAALSLGAISVFTPLAAQCAAVPDSVTLNQNGTLYKPFDFNHAKHIQQLKECAGCHHHTTGTLVLDPDCARCHQNSSPTAVVSCKGCHSAQPFSPETLAEKHADKQRYHKDKMGLKGAMHQNCIGCHQKEGAGPVGCQECHTRTEAGEAFNSSSRLGAKPAHAKKH, encoded by the coding sequence ATGTCCTCTTATAAACACCTTATAGTTGCTGCGCTTTCCCTGGGCGCCATTTCGGTGTTCACCCCTCTCGCGGCTCAATGCGCGGCGGTTCCCGACTCCGTCACCCTCAACCAGAACGGCACGCTGTACAAACCGTTCGACTTCAACCACGCGAAGCACATCCAGCAGTTGAAGGAATGCGCCGGCTGCCATCACCACACAACCGGCACGCTGGTGCTCGACCCCGATTGCGCCAGGTGCCACCAGAACTCGAGCCCCACCGCCGTGGTCTCCTGCAAGGGGTGCCACTCGGCGCAGCCTTTCTCCCCGGAGACCTTGGCCGAAAAGCATGCCGACAAGCAGCGCTACCACAAGGACAAGATGGGGCTCAAAGGGGCCATGCACCAAAACTGCATCGGCTGCCACCAGAAGGAAGGAGCCGGTCCGGTCGGCTGCCAGGAGTGCCATACCCGCACGGAAGCGGGAGAGGCGTTCAACAGCTCTTCGCGACTGGGGGCCAAACCCGCCCATGCCAAGAAGCACTAG
- a CDS encoding sigma-54-dependent transcriptional regulator, whose product MNILVVDDESVIRDGLARILEGDSFTVDTAKSGHVAIEHLQQKEFDLIITDLKMPGVSGFEVLAAVKTLQPDTPVIMITGFATVETAVDAMKNGTVDYIVKPFTPEQILEKVHLALEQKKNTVEDLYVKKEIDCHHGFDQFIGDSREMQKVYRRIMQVAATDSTVLITGESGTGKELAARAIHKNSPRRDLPFVAVDCTALAENLLESELFGHVKGSFTGAMQTKMGLFMVADGGTLFLDEVSNISLATQAKLLRALQERQVTPIGGTQPVSFNIHLVAATNRNLKTMVSEGIFREDLYFRLNIIPLDLPPLRERKGDIPLLVRHFMNKFMEEVGKDLRGISPEAMQFLENYSYPGNVRELVNTLERAVVLAEGDVIQKENLELGDSAETELCTGFDGFVPTSAEALKEMKRHIRDRSVENVEKAFVINALKRSNWNISRAAEDTGMLRPNFQTMLKRLGISVKDYFGK is encoded by the coding sequence ATGAATATTCTCGTGGTTGATGATGAGTCTGTGATCAGAGATGGCCTTGCCAGAATACTGGAGGGAGATTCTTTCACGGTGGATACGGCAAAGAGTGGTCATGTCGCCATTGAGCATCTCCAGCAAAAAGAATTCGACCTGATAATAACCGACCTGAAGATGCCGGGGGTGAGCGGATTCGAGGTCCTTGCCGCGGTGAAGACGCTGCAGCCGGATACCCCGGTCATCATGATCACCGGCTTCGCCACTGTGGAGACTGCGGTCGATGCGATGAAAAACGGCACGGTCGACTACATCGTGAAGCCCTTCACCCCGGAACAGATACTGGAAAAGGTGCACCTGGCGCTGGAGCAGAAAAAGAACACGGTGGAAGATCTCTATGTGAAGAAGGAGATCGACTGCCATCACGGCTTCGACCAGTTCATCGGCGACAGCCGGGAGATGCAGAAGGTCTACCGCCGCATCATGCAGGTTGCCGCCACCGACTCAACCGTCCTCATCACCGGGGAGAGCGGCACCGGAAAGGAACTGGCGGCGCGGGCGATCCACAAGAACAGCCCGAGAAGGGACCTTCCCTTCGTCGCCGTCGATTGCACGGCACTTGCCGAAAACCTCCTGGAGAGCGAGCTGTTCGGGCACGTGAAGGGTTCCTTCACCGGCGCGATGCAGACCAAGATGGGGCTCTTCATGGTCGCCGACGGCGGCACGCTGTTCCTGGACGAGGTCTCCAACATAAGCCTCGCCACACAGGCGAAGCTCTTGCGGGCCCTGCAGGAGAGGCAGGTGACTCCCATCGGCGGGACGCAGCCGGTCTCCTTCAACATACACCTCGTAGCCGCGACCAACCGCAACCTGAAGACCATGGTGTCGGAGGGGATCTTCCGCGAAGACCTTTATTTTCGGCTCAACATCATCCCCCTGGACCTCCCCCCCCTGAGGGAGCGCAAGGGGGACATCCCGCTTTTGGTCCGCCACTTCATGAACAAGTTCATGGAGGAGGTAGGGAAGGACCTGCGCGGCATCTCGCCCGAGGCGATGCAGTTTTTGGAAAACTACTCCTACCCCGGCAACGTCAGGGAACTGGTGAACACCCTGGAGCGCGCCGTGGTGCTGGCCGAGGGGGACGTGATCCAGAAGGAGAACCTGGAGCTGGGGGATTCCGCCGAGACCGAGCTTTGCACCGGGTTCGACGGCTTCGTGCCGACCAGCGCCGAGGCCTTGAAGGAGATGAAGCGCCACATCCGCGACCGCTCGGTGGAAAACGTCGAGAAAGCCTTCGTCATCAACGCGCTCAAGCGGAGCAACTGGAACATCTCCCGCGCCGCCGAGGATACCGGGATGCTGCGCCCCAACTTCCAGACCATGCTGAAGCGGCTGGGGATCTCGGTGAAGGACTACTTCGGCAAGTAA
- a CDS encoding sigma-54-dependent transcriptional regulator encodes MAKILIVDDEETVCESMALIGRRSGHETSCARTLAAGLELANTGAFDLVFLDVKLPDGNGLEFLPRLTQAPSRPDIIIMTGYGDPQGAELAINSGAWDYIEKGCSAKDITLTLARALEYRKQKLTLAGAKGVVALKRENIVGNSASLNACLDQVACAAGSEAGVLIMGETGTGKELFARAVHQNSKRADKQFVVVDCASLPETLVESILFGHDKGAFTGAERAREGLVAEANGGTLFLDEVGELPLATQKAFLRVLQERRFRPVGSPREIESDFRLVAATNRDLNAMAQTGEFRSDLLFRLSSVVINLPPLRERRDDIKELARYYMDKFCERNGLSPKGSCPEFMATLMAYGWPGNIREFINTIERTVISAREEPVLFAQHLPTAIRAQVAQSGVGHRGAPPAAEEQSAPPAVEGELPRLNDFRETIYAKAEKQYLADLMSVAHNDIPAACRLSGLSQSRLYALLKTHELHRSP; translated from the coding sequence ATGGCGAAGATTCTGATTGTCGACGATGAAGAGACCGTTTGCGAGTCGATGGCGCTGATAGGAAGGCGCAGCGGCCATGAAACGAGCTGCGCCCGCACCCTCGCGGCTGGGCTGGAGCTTGCCAATACCGGGGCCTTTGACTTGGTGTTCTTGGACGTGAAGCTGCCGGACGGCAACGGTCTTGAATTCCTTCCCCGACTGACGCAGGCCCCTTCCAGGCCGGACATCATCATCATGACCGGGTACGGCGATCCCCAGGGGGCGGAACTCGCCATCAACAGCGGCGCCTGGGACTACATCGAGAAGGGGTGCTCCGCCAAGGACATCACCCTGACCCTGGCCCGCGCCCTGGAGTACCGCAAACAGAAGCTGACCCTCGCCGGGGCCAAGGGGGTGGTGGCCCTGAAGCGGGAGAACATCGTCGGGAACAGCGCGAGCCTGAACGCCTGCCTGGACCAGGTGGCCTGCGCCGCCGGGAGCGAGGCGGGGGTCCTCATCATGGGCGAGACCGGGACCGGCAAGGAGCTCTTCGCCCGGGCCGTGCACCAAAACAGCAAGCGGGCGGACAAACAGTTCGTGGTGGTCGATTGCGCGAGCCTGCCGGAAACGCTCGTGGAGAGCATCCTTTTCGGGCACGACAAGGGGGCCTTTACCGGCGCGGAACGCGCGCGCGAGGGACTCGTCGCCGAGGCCAACGGCGGAACTCTTTTCCTCGACGAGGTAGGGGAGCTGCCGCTTGCCACGCAGAAGGCTTTCCTGAGGGTGCTCCAGGAAAGGCGCTTCCGGCCGGTGGGAAGCCCGCGGGAGATCGAGAGCGACTTCAGGCTCGTCGCGGCGACCAACAGGGACTTGAACGCCATGGCGCAGACAGGCGAATTCAGAAGCGACCTCCTCTTCCGGCTCAGCTCCGTGGTCATCAACCTCCCCCCTTTAAGGGAGCGCCGCGACGACATCAAGGAGCTGGCCCGCTACTACATGGACAAGTTCTGCGAGCGCAACGGACTCTCCCCCAAAGGGAGCTGCCCCGAGTTCATGGCCACGCTGATGGCCTACGGCTGGCCCGGCAACATCCGGGAGTTCATCAACACCATCGAGCGCACCGTCATCTCCGCGCGCGAGGAGCCGGTGCTCTTCGCGCAGCATCTCCCCACCGCCATCCGCGCCCAGGTCGCCCAGAGCGGCGTCGGGCACCGGGGGGCGCCGCCTGCAGCCGAGGAGCAGAGCGCGCCGCCGGCGGTCGAGGGCGAGCTCCCGAGGCTCAACGACTTCCGCGAGACCATCTATGCCAAGGCCGAGAAGCAATATCTTGCCGACCTTATGTCGGTTGCCCACAACGACATCCCCGCCGCTTGCAGGCTTTCGGGGCTGTCGCAGTCGCGGCTGTACGCGCTTTTGAAAACCCACGAGTTGCACCGCTCTCCGTAG
- a CDS encoding response regulator: MQGLLIVDEDMDCRKQMAEMFIESGYNVIVTNSVESALSGILKKTAQVVLLGTKFDEFTAAELIPLLKQCNRRLTIILIAAGASLPLSRKLRSEGIFYHALKPVNAEDREEIRQAVRCAFDSLRPQLA, encoded by the coding sequence ATGCAAGGACTTCTCATAGTGGATGAAGATATGGATTGCAGAAAGCAGATGGCAGAGATGTTCATCGAGTCCGGCTACAACGTGATCGTTACCAATTCCGTGGAGAGCGCGCTCTCCGGGATACTGAAGAAGACGGCCCAGGTAGTGCTTTTGGGAACCAAGTTCGACGAGTTCACCGCTGCCGAATTGATACCGCTCTTAAAGCAGTGCAACCGCAGGCTGACCATCATACTGATCGCCGCCGGCGCGTCGCTGCCGCTCTCCAGAAAGCTCAGAAGCGAAGGGATTTTCTACCACGCGCTGAAACCGGTGAACGCCGAGGACAGGGAGGAGATCAGGCAGGCGGTGCGCTGCGCCTTCGACAGCCTGAGACCGCAGCTCGCATGA
- a CDS encoding molybdopterin-dependent oxidoreductase — MVSLTIDGKSVQVEKGTTILEAAATVGIKIPTLCWLQKVSPTGACRVCAVEVAGVERTMTACNTPVKEGIQVTTDTPALREARKKIMELMLVNHPLDCPVCDAGGECDLQDSCYALDANKQEYSAVLERRPIRYDWPLIESDPNRCILCEKCVKVDHEIVGCDAIEVVNKGEAAIIDTVDGKPLNCEFCGNCVAACPTGALITKPFKFKGRPWSFNTVPSVCAFCGAGCQIDYHAKNGRIERVTSDDGSYNNGNLCINGRFGYRYLHSLERISDPMLRDGSGRLAKADWETALTAAADKLKQIVSQNGGKAVAGLSSPRVTNEENFLFKKFLTEAIGSANVDSEARLGFAQAQAQMSRRFGFTGASTTIDALDNAQAILVFGCDLNAEATGLEYRVIKAATKKDARLVLVNMRDVKLRKFSNAQLKHLPGSELSVIYALMKGILAAGGVLPAGSEAIKDALDKLTMAELCSQAGVTEKAVADAASLIAGKSRVSIVFGADLIRSADAAQKISALADLAILTGSAAKEGGGLFPVDAKNNTVGLLDMGVAPGADGKDLWGMVEGIEEGSIKALYLLGCDLASFPDNQRIRKALGKLELLIVQDVFQGDSLEFAHVVFPASAAAEKSGSFTSLDNRVQPIFKSTAAPGAAREDWAIVSDLYGKVTGTVPSFTPASLMAQIKSEIPAYQPFDGSRNGFVKSGNGKVAPALAPIAKPAAPTQATFQLLVGPIGFHNGTSTTRSDANLSVAPAGFVELHPADAGKLGIEEGGSVKVISANASFTAPAKISDKLQPGLLFAPSHFRELNANALLAGGCNLAEVKVEKG; from the coding sequence ATGGTCAGCTTAACCATCGATGGCAAAAGCGTGCAGGTCGAAAAAGGTACCACCATACTGGAGGCCGCGGCCACAGTCGGGATCAAGATCCCGACCCTTTGCTGGCTGCAGAAGGTCTCCCCGACCGGCGCCTGCCGCGTCTGCGCCGTGGAGGTAGCCGGCGTGGAGCGCACCATGACCGCCTGCAACACCCCGGTCAAGGAAGGGATACAGGTCACCACCGACACCCCGGCGCTCAGGGAAGCGCGCAAGAAGATCATGGAGCTCATGCTGGTGAACCACCCGCTGGACTGCCCGGTCTGCGACGCCGGCGGCGAGTGCGACCTGCAGGATTCCTGCTACGCGCTGGACGCGAACAAGCAGGAGTACTCGGCGGTCCTCGAGCGCCGCCCGATCCGCTACGACTGGCCGCTCATCGAAAGCGACCCGAACCGCTGCATCCTCTGCGAGAAGTGCGTCAAGGTGGACCACGAGATCGTCGGCTGCGACGCCATCGAGGTGGTGAACAAGGGTGAGGCGGCCATCATCGACACGGTGGACGGCAAACCGCTCAACTGCGAGTTCTGCGGCAACTGCGTCGCCGCCTGCCCGACCGGGGCTCTCATCACCAAGCCCTTCAAGTTCAAGGGTCGCCCCTGGTCCTTCAACACGGTCCCCAGCGTCTGCGCCTTCTGCGGCGCCGGCTGCCAGATCGATTACCATGCCAAAAACGGCCGCATCGAGCGGGTCACGAGCGACGACGGCAGCTACAACAACGGCAACCTCTGCATCAACGGCCGCTTCGGCTACCGCTACCTCCACTCGCTGGAGCGGATCTCGGACCCGATGCTGCGCGACGGCTCCGGCCGCCTGGCCAAAGCCGACTGGGAGACCGCCCTCACCGCCGCGGCCGACAAGCTGAAGCAGATCGTCTCCCAAAACGGCGGCAAGGCCGTCGCAGGCCTTAGCTCGCCCAGGGTGACCAACGAGGAGAACTTCCTCTTCAAAAAGTTCCTCACCGAGGCGATAGGCTCCGCGAACGTCGACTCCGAGGCACGCTTGGGCTTCGCCCAGGCCCAGGCCCAGATGTCGCGCCGCTTCGGCTTCACCGGTGCCAGCACCACCATCGACGCCCTCGACAACGCCCAGGCCATCCTGGTCTTCGGCTGCGACCTGAACGCCGAGGCCACCGGCCTCGAATACCGGGTGATCAAGGCCGCCACCAAGAAGGACGCGCGGCTCGTCCTGGTCAACATGCGCGACGTGAAGCTGAGGAAGTTCTCCAACGCGCAGCTGAAGCACCTCCCGGGGAGCGAGCTCTCCGTGATCTACGCCCTGATGAAGGGGATCCTCGCCGCAGGCGGCGTGCTTCCGGCCGGCTCCGAGGCGATCAAGGACGCCCTCGACAAGCTCACCATGGCCGAGCTCTGCAGCCAGGCAGGGGTTACCGAAAAGGCCGTGGCCGACGCCGCCTCGCTCATCGCGGGCAAAAGCCGCGTCTCCATCGTCTTCGGCGCCGACCTGATCAGAAGCGCAGACGCCGCCCAGAAGATATCGGCGCTCGCCGATCTCGCCATCCTGACCGGTTCGGCCGCGAAGGAAGGCGGTGGGCTCTTCCCGGTCGACGCCAAGAACAACACGGTCGGCCTCCTCGACATGGGGGTCGCCCCCGGCGCCGACGGAAAGGACCTCTGGGGGATGGTCGAGGGTATCGAAGAGGGCTCGATCAAGGCGCTCTACCTTCTCGGGTGCGACCTGGCCTCCTTCCCGGACAACCAGAGGATCAGGAAGGCGCTCGGAAAGCTCGAACTCCTCATCGTCCAGGACGTGTTCCAGGGTGATTCCCTCGAGTTCGCCCACGTGGTCTTCCCCGCCTCCGCCGCCGCCGAGAAGAGCGGAAGCTTCACCTCGCTCGACAACCGGGTGCAGCCGATCTTCAAGTCGACCGCCGCCCCCGGCGCCGCCCGCGAGGACTGGGCCATCGTCTCCGACCTCTACGGCAAGGTCACCGGGACCGTCCCCTCCTTCACCCCGGCAAGCCTCATGGCGCAGATCAAGAGCGAAATCCCGGCCTACCAGCCGTTCGACGGCTCCAGGAACGGCTTCGTGAAGTCCGGTAACGGCAAGGTGGCGCCCGCCCTCGCCCCCATCGCCAAGCCGGCCGCGCCCACACAGGCGACGTTCCAGCTCCTGGTCGGCCCGATCGGGTTCCACAACGGCACCTCCACCACCCGCTCCGACGCGAACCTGAGCGTCGCCCCGGCAGGGTTCGTCGAGCTGCACCCGGCCGACGCCGGCAAGCTCGGCATAGAAGAGGGGGGGAGCGTCAAGGTGATCTCGGCTAACGCGTCCTTCACCGCGCCGGCGAAGATCAGCGACAAGCTGCAGCCGGGGCTCCTCTTCGCCCCCTCGCACTTCCGGGAACTGAACGCCAACGCGCTTCTTGCCGGCGGCTGCAACCTGGCCGAGGTGAAGGTGGAGAAGGGGTAG
- a CDS encoding 4Fe-4S dicluster domain-containing protein has translation MKRRNFLKACLIGGTTIAMGKTNKGWASGSFEGYPESMGVLVDTTRCIGCRSCEAACNKEQKLPEPDTSFDDKSVFEEPRRPTAKAYTVVNQYEKEKPGGPVYRKVQCNHCNEPACLTSCFVNAYTKTKEGAVIYNSKVCVGCRNCMIACPFNVPGYDYESVTNPVIKKCILCYDTRLKVGKPPACVDICPQEALTFGHRADLIKIAHERIRSNPDRYLDHVYGEKEVGGTSWLYLSGTEFDKIGFDPSLSNDPIISNVKDFLGMVPMVLSIWPALFSGIHLLSKHESGGEGHDTESKEEEP, from the coding sequence ATGAAACGAAGAAACTTCCTGAAGGCGTGCCTGATTGGCGGGACCACCATAGCGATGGGCAAGACCAACAAGGGGTGGGCAAGTGGTTCCTTCGAAGGATACCCGGAATCGATGGGGGTCCTGGTGGATACCACCCGCTGCATCGGCTGCCGCAGCTGCGAGGCTGCCTGCAACAAGGAACAGAAACTGCCGGAGCCGGACACCTCCTTCGACGACAAGTCGGTATTCGAGGAGCCCCGCCGCCCGACGGCCAAGGCGTACACGGTGGTGAACCAGTACGAGAAGGAAAAGCCCGGAGGCCCCGTCTACCGCAAGGTGCAGTGCAACCACTGCAACGAACCGGCCTGCCTCACCTCGTGCTTCGTGAACGCCTATACGAAGACCAAGGAGGGGGCGGTCATCTACAACTCCAAGGTCTGCGTCGGCTGCCGCAACTGCATGATCGCCTGCCCCTTCAACGTCCCGGGGTACGACTACGAAAGCGTCACCAACCCGGTGATCAAGAAATGCATCCTTTGCTACGACACCCGCCTCAAGGTGGGCAAACCCCCGGCATGCGTCGACATCTGCCCTCAAGAGGCGCTCACCTTCGGGCACCGGGCCGACCTGATCAAGATCGCGCACGAGCGTATCCGCTCGAACCCCGACCGCTACCTAGACCATGTCTACGGTGAAAAGGAGGTCGGCGGCACCAGCTGGCTCTACCTCTCCGGCACCGAGTTCGACAAGATCGGTTTCGACCCGTCGCTCAGCAACGACCCGATCATTTCCAACGTGAAGGACTTCCTCGGCATGGTGCCCATGGTGCTTTCCATCTGGCCGGCACTCTTTTCCGGGATCCACCTCCTCTCCAAACACGAATCGGGGGGAGAGGGACATGACACCGAATCCAAAGAGGAGGAGCCCTAA
- a CDS encoding hybrid sensor histidine kinase/response regulator, protein MSHAESRRRLTPFNITMAYATFGVAWGAASCLFPAVLAHQSFMYDAVETVNHALFVFGTACLLYLLIKRSDGEASRGRESLSRVNRALKTFSGCNQALVRASGELQLMQEICRTIVEVGGYRLAWVGVAEHDAWKTVRPVAQWGDRDGYLTDLDLSWGDIDHGRGPTGTAIRTCTTQIVQNIKYDPSWALWREAGVQHGFASSISLPLVGRDRAMGALVIFAAEKRAFGKEEVKLLEELSADLSYGIEALRMDAERKKAEKEILLLASVLEQSMEGLLLLDSDGTVKYVNPAIEIITGLDAADIVGHDLATLGADEENGGFYRYLLDALEKGECRTGHFIHTDDDGDFYEIDATLWSIADNMGAVSNYAVLIKDVTHEVKLERQLRQAQRMEAIATLAGGIAHDFNNNLASIITCTEMARDDVPPESPLRELLDVVLKSSYRGRKLVKQILTFCCQGEQERQPVQIEPIVTECLNLMRASLSSSISIRTEMGENLGLIMADPTQIHQIIMNLIANASHAMRHKGGMLDVAVENVGLDTAAVAGFPDLPSGRYLKLTVKDTGHGMDQKTMERIFDPFFTTKSHSEGTGLGLSVVHGIVRNHGGAISVSSKPGGGATFEVYLPRIDQSGTAPGVVGERADLSGSGSILFVDDEEDVVFGCKKMLERLGYQVTTGADGLQALELFRGNPEGFDLVVTDQTMPRMTGTELSRELLQIRPDIPVILCTGLGAAAEKAQLKEEAEQVGIRELALKPLDREEFASTIRRVLAGREQE, encoded by the coding sequence ATGAGCCATGCAGAGAGCAGGAGAAGATTGACCCCATTCAACATCACCATGGCCTATGCCACCTTCGGTGTCGCATGGGGCGCTGCGTCCTGTCTGTTCCCCGCGGTCCTAGCACATCAATCCTTCATGTACGACGCAGTCGAAACAGTGAACCATGCCTTATTCGTATTCGGCACGGCCTGCCTTTTGTACCTGCTGATCAAGCGCAGCGACGGCGAGGCGTCCCGCGGCCGCGAGTCCCTCTCCAGGGTGAACCGGGCGCTCAAGACCTTCAGCGGCTGCAACCAGGCGCTGGTGCGCGCCAGCGGCGAGCTCCAGCTGATGCAGGAGATCTGCCGCACCATCGTCGAGGTGGGGGGGTACCGGCTCGCCTGGGTAGGGGTAGCCGAGCACGACGCCTGGAAGACGGTCCGCCCGGTGGCCCAGTGGGGAGACCGCGACGGTTACCTCACCGACCTGGATCTCAGTTGGGGGGACATAGACCACGGCCGTGGGCCGACCGGGACGGCGATCAGGACCTGTACCACCCAGATCGTGCAGAACATCAAATACGACCCCTCTTGGGCGCTCTGGCGGGAGGCCGGGGTGCAGCACGGCTTCGCCTCCTCCATCTCGCTGCCGCTCGTCGGGAGGGACCGCGCCATGGGGGCGCTGGTGATCTTCGCCGCGGAAAAAAGGGCCTTCGGCAAGGAGGAGGTGAAGCTTCTCGAAGAACTGTCGGCAGACCTTTCTTACGGCATAGAAGCGCTCCGGATGGACGCCGAGCGCAAAAAGGCGGAGAAGGAGATCCTCCTCCTCGCCTCGGTGCTAGAGCAGTCGATGGAGGGGTTGCTCCTTTTGGACAGCGACGGCACCGTGAAGTACGTGAACCCCGCCATCGAGATCATCACCGGCCTCGATGCGGCGGACATCGTCGGGCACGACCTCGCCACGCTCGGCGCCGACGAGGAGAACGGCGGGTTTTACCGTTACCTCTTGGACGCGCTGGAAAAAGGGGAATGCCGGACCGGGCACTTCATCCATACCGACGACGACGGCGACTTCTACGAGATAGACGCGACCCTTTGGTCCATCGCGGACAACATGGGCGCGGTCAGCAATTACGCGGTGCTGATAAAGGACGTGACCCACGAGGTGAAGCTGGAGCGGCAACTGCGCCAGGCCCAGCGGATGGAGGCCATCGCCACGCTCGCCGGGGGGATCGCCCACGACTTCAACAACAACCTGGCCTCGATCATCACCTGCACCGAGATGGCGCGGGACGACGTCCCTCCGGAGAGCCCGCTGCGCGAGTTGCTGGACGTGGTGCTGAAATCGAGCTACCGCGGCAGGAAACTGGTGAAGCAGATCCTCACCTTCTGCTGTCAGGGGGAGCAGGAGAGGCAGCCGGTGCAGATCGAGCCGATCGTCACCGAGTGCCTGAACCTGATGCGCGCCTCGCTCTCCTCCTCCATCAGCATCAGGACCGAGATGGGGGAGAACCTCGGCCTGATCATGGCGGACCCGACCCAGATCCACCAGATCATCATGAACCTGATCGCCAACGCCTCCCATGCCATGCGGCACAAGGGTGGGATGCTGGACGTCGCCGTCGAGAACGTGGGGCTCGACACCGCTGCGGTCGCCGGGTTCCCCGACCTCCCCTCGGGGCGCTACCTGAAGCTGACCGTGAAGGATACCGGGCACGGCATGGACCAAAAGACCATGGAGCGCATCTTCGATCCCTTCTTCACCACCAAGAGCCATTCGGAGGGGACGGGGCTCGGCCTTTCCGTGGTGCACGGCATCGTGAGAAACCACGGCGGTGCCATCTCGGTGAGCAGCAAGCCCGGCGGCGGCGCCACCTTCGAGGTCTACCTCCCCCGCATCGACCAGTCCGGGACGGCACCGGGGGTGGTGGGGGAGCGGGCCGATCTGTCCGGGAGCGGAAGCATCCTCTTCGTGGACGACGAGGAGGACGTGGTCTTTGGCTGCAAAAAAATGCTGGAGCGGCTGGGGTACCAGGTGACTACCGGAGCCGACGGCTTGCAGGCACTGGAACTGTTCCGGGGGAACCCGGAGGGGTTCGACCTGGTGGTCACCGACCAGACCATGCCGCGCATGACCGGGACCGAGCTCTCGCGGGAACTCTTGCAGATACGCCCCGACATCCCGGTCATCCTCTGCACCGGGCTTGGTGCCGCGGCGGAGAAAGCGCAGTTGAAAGAGGAGGCCGAACAGGTTGGGATACGCGAGCTGGCGCTGAAGCCCTTGGACCGTGAGGAGTTCGCGTCGACGATACGGCGGGTGCTGGCGGGAAGGGAGCAGGAGTGA
- a CDS encoding polysulfide reductase NrfD family protein, which translates to MKNMIKHGLAVVDSPYDESGKKRTVVQKLLLGLSPSQYLLQAFRNPFNWILAAIFAIGIPILLGRFVFGLAWATSGSNDYPWGLFLGFGLFAMVPLSSSGFQLGTACEIFGRHDLEPIERLALLNGLLGYFFAVVYLLADLGQPWRLPYPMVVSFGPAAVLFLVAWHVATYLSVQVAEVSTAFFEWIGFPAGKRGVRRITLGLTVSGIILSTLHQGALGALFTYAPGKVHPLWYSSSFQWLHFFVSSLPGGLCMVITVSTIAYKFMGWRTDRRFKEALDRCTVTLAKGACMGIATYITIKLIGIAHDNKWSYLDSGWGQWFMLEIIVGFMLPLVLMTYGVHTRKMGVIRLGAFATVFGVVLNRVNTAIITFNWKLPEREIPPWREVVISLTIFAIYIVVYRFILYRLPILYKWRQQEEEVTVTEAVTAPAAGHREASPVAVASYSKMTKLD; encoded by the coding sequence ATGAAAAACATGATTAAACACGGCTTGGCCGTCGTCGATTCGCCCTATGACGAGTCCGGGAAGAAGCGGACCGTGGTCCAGAAGCTCCTTCTGGGGCTCTCCCCGAGCCAGTACCTGTTGCAGGCGTTCAGAAACCCCTTCAACTGGATACTCGCCGCCATCTTCGCCATCGGCATCCCGATCCTTTTGGGGCGCTTCGTCTTCGGGCTCGCCTGGGCCACCAGCGGCTCCAACGACTACCCCTGGGGCCTTTTCCTGGGCTTCGGCCTCTTCGCCATGGTGCCGCTATCCTCCTCGGGGTTCCAGTTGGGAACCGCCTGCGAGATCTTCGGCCGCCACGACCTGGAGCCGATCGAGCGGCTCGCCCTTTTGAACGGGCTTTTGGGTTACTTCTTCGCGGTAGTCTACCTGCTGGCGGACCTGGGGCAGCCCTGGCGGCTCCCCTACCCGATGGTGGTCTCCTTCGGCCCGGCGGCGGTCCTCTTCCTGGTCGCCTGGCACGTCGCCACCTACCTCTCGGTGCAGGTGGCCGAGGTCTCCACCGCCTTCTTCGAGTGGATCGGGTTCCCGGCGGGCAAGCGCGGGGTGCGCAGGATCACCTTGGGGCTCACCGTTTCCGGGATCATCCTCTCCACGCTGCACCAGGGGGCGTTAGGGGCGCTCTTCACCTACGCGCCCGGCAAGGTGCACCCGCTTTGGTATTCCTCATCCTTCCAGTGGCTGCACTTCTTCGTGTCGTCCCTTCCCGGGGGCCTTTGCATGGTGATCACGGTCAGCACCATCGCCTACAAGTTCATGGGATGGCGCACCGACAGAAGGTTCAAGGAAGCCCTCGACCGCTGCACCGTGACCCTCGCCAAAGGGGCCTGCATGGGGATCGCGACCTACATCACCATCAAGCTCATCGGCATCGCCCATGACAACAAGTGGAGCTACCTGGACAGCGGTTGGGGGCAGTGGTTCATGCTCGAGATCATCGTCGGCTTCATGCTGCCGCTCGTGCTGATGACCTACGGCGTGCACACCCGCAAGATGGGCGTCATCCGCCTGGGCGCCTTCGCCACCGTCTTCGGCGTGGTGCTGAATCGGGTCAACACCGCCATCATCACCTTCAACTGGAAACTGCCGGAAAGGGAGATCCCGCCCTGGCGCGAGGTCGTCATCAGCCTGACCATCTTCGCCATCTACATCGTGGTGTACCGCTTCATCCTGTACCGCCTACCCATCCTCTACAAGTGGAGGCAGCAGGAGGAAGAGGTCACGGTAACCGAGGCGGTGACCGCACCGGCGGCTGGCCACCGCGAGGCGAGCCCCGTGGCCGTCGCCTCCTACAGCAAAATGACCAAATTGGATTGA